In Strix uralensis isolate ZFMK-TIS-50842 chromosome 26, bStrUra1, whole genome shotgun sequence, a genomic segment contains:
- the SIK3 gene encoding serine/threonine-protein kinase SIK3 isoform X5 → MKMLCHPHIIRLYQVMETERMIYLVTEYASGGEIFDHLVAHGRMAEKEARRKFKQIVAAVNFCHCRNIVHRDLKAENLLLDANLNIKIADFGFSNIFTPGQLLKTWCGSPPYAAPELFEGKEYDGPKVDIWSLGVVLYVLVCGALPFDGSTLQNLRARVLSGKFRIPFFMSTECEHLIRHMLVLDPSKRLSMEQICKHKWMKLGEADAEFDRLIAECQHLKTERQMEPLNEDVLLAMADMGLDKERTVQSLRADAYDHYSAIYSLLCDRLKRHKNLRIAASPSVPRTVTFPASATIQTEQTGNTMSINVPQVQLINPENQIVETDGTMNLDSDEGEEPSPEALVRYLSMRRHTVGVADPRTEVMEDLQKLLPGFPRVTPQAPFLQVTPNVNFMHNVLPRQNLQPTGQLEYKEQSLLQPPTLQLLNGMGPLGRRASDGGANIQLHAQQLLKRPRGPSPLVTMTPAVPAVTPVDEESSDGEPDQEAVQRYLANRSKRHTLAMTNPTAEIPPDLQRQLGQQSFRPRAWAPHLVPDQHRSIYKDSNTLHLPTERFSPVRRFSDGAASIQAFKAHLEKMGNNSSIKQLQQECEQLQKMYGGHMDERTLEKTQQQHMLYQQEQHHQILHQQIQDCIRPPQPSPPLQAPCENQPALLTHQLQRLRIQPSSPPPNHPNNHLFRQPNSSPPPVSSSVLQPHGAASQSQFQGMPSHTAIFPQSGNCSPPPAMGLPCLGLQQQPQPQQVTIQVQEPGDMVSNNLLQGASVAGQGLASHARGLPLSPGASPLQLQHRASLMASLTYGHRQLSKQLSADSAESHSLNVNRYPPANYDQVHLHPHLFPEQPRVSPSSYSPSGGVGFPPAQQALKVPQLEQYPSFPQNAHQQQQHYTVSALQQALLSPTPPDYSRHQQVPHILQGLLSPRHSLTGHTDMRLPQAEFAQLIKRRQQQQQQQEFQELFRHMSQGDAGNMGTSVGQNLSERQSLSLPYQSADTYHPQNSPQHLLKIRAQECIPQVPASVPPHGYVHQPALFHSESMEEDCACEGARDSFPDSKSSNTLTKGCHETPLLVSAGGRGDPEPLLGTAGHAPELGTQPYRHPPAAAFGRNKVPSRESIVGNCMDRSSPGQAMQVPDHNGLGYPARPAASEHPRPRTLQRHHTIQNSDDAYVQLDNLPGMSLMAGKALSSARMSDAVLSQSSLMASQQLRDRDSEECGESLEGQEHPNLGDGSQHLNTSCYPSTCITDVLLSYKHPEVPFGMEQAGV, encoded by the exons aTTTTGGGTTCAGTAACATCTTCACACCTGGTCAGCTGCTTAAAACCTGGTGTGGGAGCCCTCCCTATGCTGCTCCAGAGCTCTTCGAAGGAAAGGAGTACGATGGGCCAAAGGTTGACATTTGG AGCCTCGGCGTGGTGCTGTACGTGCTGGTGTGCGGCGCTCTGCCCTTCGACGGGAGCACGCTGCAGAACCTGCGGGCCCGGGTGCTCAGTGGGAAATTCCGCATTCCATTTTTCATGTCCACAG AATGTGAACATCTGATCCGCCACATGCTGGTCCTGGACCCCAGCAAGCGGCTCTCCATGGAGCAGATCTGCAAGCACAAGTGGATGAAGCTTGGGGAGGCCGACGCGGAGTTTGACAGG CTCATCGCTGAGTGTCAGCACCTGAAGACCGAGAGGCAGATGGAGCCGCTGAACGAGGACGTGCTGCTGGCGATGGCGGACATGGGGCTGGACAAGGAGCGCACGGTTCAG tCATTAAGGGCCGACGCTTACGATCACTACAGCGCAATCTACAGCCTGCTCTGCGACCGTCTGAAGAGACATAAGAATCTGCGCATCGCGGCGTCTCCGAGCGTGCCCCGGACCGTGACCTTCCCCGCCTCTGCGACCATCCAG ACGGAGCAGACCGGCAACACCATGAGCATCAACGTGCCCCAAGTCCAGCTCATCAACCCCGAGAACCAGATTGTGGAG ACCGACGGAACCATGAACTTGGACAGTGACGAGGGGGAGGAGCCGTCGCCTGAAGCGCTGGTCCGTTACCTCTCCATGAGAAGGCACACGGTTGGAGTGGCTGACCCACG GACGGAGGTCATGGAAGATCTGCAGAAACTGCTGCCTGGCTTCCCCCGCGTCACTCCCCAGGCCCCGTTCCTGCAGGTGACCCCCAACGTGAACTTCATGCACAACGTGCTGCCTCGGCAGAACCTGCAGCCCACGGGTCAGCTGGAGTACAAG GagcagtccctgctgcagccccccacgCTGCAGCTGCTGAACGGCATGGGCCCGCTGGGCCGCCGCGCCTCGGACGGCGGGGCCAACATCCAGCTGCACGCCCAGCAACTGCTGAAGCGCCCGCGAGGTCCCTCTCCGCTCGTCACCATGACGCCA GCTGTGCCCGCCGTCACCCCTGTGGACGAGGAGAGCTCCGACGGGGAGCCGGATCAGGAAGCTGTGCAGAG ATACTTGGCAAATAGGTCAAAAAGGCACACTCTGGCAATGACCAACCCTACAGCTGAAATCCCTCCAGACTTGCAGAGGCAGCTAGGACAGCAGTCCTTCCGACCCCGGGCTTGGGCTCCACACCTGGTACCCGATCAGCACCG TTCTATTTACAAGGACTCAAACACTCTGCACCTCCCCACCGAACGCTTCTCCCCGGTTCGGCGCTTCTCTGATGGTGCTGCCAGCATCCAGGCTTTCAAAGCCCACCTGGAGAAGATGGGCAATAACAGCAGCATCAAACAGCTTCAGCAG GAGTGCGAGCAGCTTCAGAAGATGTACGGCGGACACATGGACGAGAGGACGCTGGAGAAGACGCAGCAGCAGCACATGTTGTACCAGCAGGAGCAGCACCATCAGATTCTTCATCAGCAGATCCAG GACTGTATCCGGCCGCCCCAGCCATCTCCACCCTTGCAAGCTCCCTGTGAAAACCAGCCAGCTCTGCTCACTCACCAGCTTCAGAG GTTACGGATCCAGCCATCCAGCCcgcccccaaaccaccccaatAACCACCTCTTCAGGCAGCCGAACAGCAGCCCCCCTCCTGTGAGCAGCAGCGTGCTCCAGCCCCACG GTGCTGCCTCCCAGTCCCAGTTCCAAGGGATGCCGTCCCACACCGCCATCTTCCCGCAGTCCGGTAACTgttcccctcccccagccatGGGGCTGCCGTGCCTGGgcctgcagcagcagccgcagccgcaGCAGGTCACGATCCAAGTGCAGGAGCCCGGCGACATGGTCAGCAACAACCTCCTGCAAGGGGCCTCAGTGGCCGGGCAGGGCCTGGCCTCCCACGCCCGGGGCTTGCCCCTCAGCCCTGGCGCCAGCCCGCTGCAGCTGCAGCACCGTGCCAGCCTCATGGCCTCCCTCACCTACGGGCACCGGCAGCTCTCCAAGCAGCTCAGCGCCGACAGCGCCGAGTCGCACAG CCTGAACGTGAACAGGTATCCCCCCGCCAACTACGACCAGGTGCACTTACACCCCCACCTGTTCCCGGAGCAGCCTCGCGTTTCCCCCAGCAGCTACAGCCCATCGGGAGGAGTTGGGtttcctccagctcagcaagCTCTGAAGGTCCCCCAGCTTGAGCAGTACCCCAGTTTCCCTCAAAATGcacatcagcagcagcagcactacacCGTATCGGCACTACAGCAAGCACTGTTGTCCCCGACGCCGCCTGACTACAGCCGACACCAGCAGGTACCGCACATCCTCCAGGGACTGCTTTCCCCCCGGCACTCGCTCACGGGGCACACGGACATGCGGCTGCCCCAGGCCGAATTTGCACAGCTCATcaagcggcggcagcagcagcagcagcagcaagaattTCAAGAGTTGTTCAGGCACATGAGTCAAGGGGATGCTGGGAACATGGGCACCAGCGTGGGCCAGAACCTCTCGGAGCGCCAGTCGCTGTCTTTGCCTTATCAGAGTGCTGACACGTACCACCCCCAGAACAGCCCCCAGCACCTCTTAAAAATCAGGGCGCAAGAATGTATCCCGCAGGTACCCGCGTCGGTGCCGCCGCACGGGTACGTCCACCAGCCGGCCCTGTTCCACTCGGAGAGCATGGAGGAGGACTGCGCCTGCGAGGGGGCCAGGGACAGCTTTCCGGACAGTAAGAGCTCAAACACATTGACCAAAGGTTGCCACGAGACCCCTCTGCTCGTGAGCGCGGGAGGGCGCGGGGACCCCGAGCCCTTGCTGGGAACTGCTGGGCACGCGCCGGAGCTGGGGACGCAGCCGTACCGACACCCGCCCGCTGCCGCCTTCGGCAGGAATAAGGTGCCGAGCAGAG AGTCCATCGTAGGGAACTGCATGGACAGGAGCTCCCCCGGCCAAGCGATGCAGGTGCCTGACCACAACGGCCTGGGCTACCCGGCGCGCCCCGCCGCCAGCGAGCACCCGCGGCCACGCACCCTGCAGAGACACCACACCATCCAGAACAGCGACGATGCCTAC gTGCAGTTGGATAACTTGCCCGGCATGAGCCTGATGGCAGGAAAAGCGCTCAGCTCCGCACGGATGTCCGACGCCGTCCTCAGCCAGTCGTCGCTGATGGCCAGCCAGCAGCTGCGCGACCGGGACAGCGAGG AATGCGGGGAGAGTTTGGAAGGTCAAGAGCATCCCAACCTCGGCGATGGCAGCCAGCACCTAAACACCTCCTGTTACCCGTCGACGTGTATCACCGACGTCCTGCTGAGCTACAAGCACCCGGAGGTGCCCTTTGGGATGGAGCAGGCCGGGGTGTAA
- the SIK3 gene encoding serine/threonine-protein kinase SIK3 isoform X3 yields MAEKEARRKFKQIVAAVNFCHCRNIVHRDLKAENLLLDANLNIKIADFGFSNIFTPGQLLKTWCGSPPYAAPELFEGKEYDGPKVDIWSLGVVLYVLVCGALPFDGSTLQNLRARVLSGKFRIPFFMSTECEHLIRHMLVLDPSKRLSMEQICKHKWMKLGEADAEFDRLIAECQHLKTERQMEPLNEDVLLAMADMGLDKERTVQSLRADAYDHYSAIYSLLCDRLKRHKNLRIAASPSVPRTVTFPASATIQQTEQTGNTMSINVPQVQLINPENQIVETDGTMNLDSDEGEEPSPEALVRYLSMRRHTVGVADPRTEVMEDLQKLLPGFPRVTPQAPFLQVTPNVNFMHNVLPRQNLQPTGQLEYKEQSLLQPPTLQLLNGMGPLGRRASDGGANIQLHAQQLLKRPRGPSPLVTMTPAVPAVTPVDEESSDGEPDQEAVQRYLANRSKRHTLAMTNPTAEIPPDLQRQLGQQSFRPRAWAPHLVPDQHRSIYKDSNTLHLPTERFSPVRRFSDGAASIQAFKAHLEKMGNNSSIKQLQQECEQLQKMYGGHMDERTLEKTQQQHMLYQQEQHHQILHQQIQDCIRPPQPSPPLQAPCENQPALLTHQLQRLRIQPSSPPPNHPNNHLFRQPNSSPPPVSSSVLQPHGAASQSQFQGMPSHTAIFPQSGNCSPPPAMGLPCLGLQQQPQPQQVTIQVQEPGDMVSNNLLQGASVAGQGLASHARGLPLSPGASPLQLQHRASLMASLTYGHRQLSKQLSADSAESHSLNVNRYPPANYDQVHLHPHLFPEQPRVSPSSYSPSGGVGFPPAQQALKVPQLEQYPSFPQNAHQQQQHYTVSALQQALLSPTPPDYSRHQQVPHILQGLLSPRHSLTGHTDMRLPQAEFAQLIKRRQQQQQQQEFQELFRHMSQGDAGNMGTSVGQNLSERQSLSLPYQSADTYHPQNSPQHLLKIRAQECIPQVPASVPPHGYVHQPALFHSESMEEDCACEGARDSFPDSKSSNTLTKGCHETPLLVSAGGRGDPEPLLGTAGHAPELGTQPYRHPPAAAFGRNKVPSRESIVGNCMDRSSPGQAMQVPDHNGLGYPARPAASEHPRPRTLQRHHTIQNSDDAYVQLDNLPGMSLMAGKALSSARMSDAVLSQSSLMASQQLRDRDSEECGESLEGQEHPNLGDGSQHLNTSCYPSTCITDVLLSYKHPEVPFGMEQAGV; encoded by the exons aTTTTGGGTTCAGTAACATCTTCACACCTGGTCAGCTGCTTAAAACCTGGTGTGGGAGCCCTCCCTATGCTGCTCCAGAGCTCTTCGAAGGAAAGGAGTACGATGGGCCAAAGGTTGACATTTGG AGCCTCGGCGTGGTGCTGTACGTGCTGGTGTGCGGCGCTCTGCCCTTCGACGGGAGCACGCTGCAGAACCTGCGGGCCCGGGTGCTCAGTGGGAAATTCCGCATTCCATTTTTCATGTCCACAG AATGTGAACATCTGATCCGCCACATGCTGGTCCTGGACCCCAGCAAGCGGCTCTCCATGGAGCAGATCTGCAAGCACAAGTGGATGAAGCTTGGGGAGGCCGACGCGGAGTTTGACAGG CTCATCGCTGAGTGTCAGCACCTGAAGACCGAGAGGCAGATGGAGCCGCTGAACGAGGACGTGCTGCTGGCGATGGCGGACATGGGGCTGGACAAGGAGCGCACGGTTCAG tCATTAAGGGCCGACGCTTACGATCACTACAGCGCAATCTACAGCCTGCTCTGCGACCGTCTGAAGAGACATAAGAATCTGCGCATCGCGGCGTCTCCGAGCGTGCCCCGGACCGTGACCTTCCCCGCCTCTGCGACCATCCAG CAGACGGAGCAGACCGGCAACACCATGAGCATCAACGTGCCCCAAGTCCAGCTCATCAACCCCGAGAACCAGATTGTGGAG ACCGACGGAACCATGAACTTGGACAGTGACGAGGGGGAGGAGCCGTCGCCTGAAGCGCTGGTCCGTTACCTCTCCATGAGAAGGCACACGGTTGGAGTGGCTGACCCACG GACGGAGGTCATGGAAGATCTGCAGAAACTGCTGCCTGGCTTCCCCCGCGTCACTCCCCAGGCCCCGTTCCTGCAGGTGACCCCCAACGTGAACTTCATGCACAACGTGCTGCCTCGGCAGAACCTGCAGCCCACGGGTCAGCTGGAGTACAAG GagcagtccctgctgcagccccccacgCTGCAGCTGCTGAACGGCATGGGCCCGCTGGGCCGCCGCGCCTCGGACGGCGGGGCCAACATCCAGCTGCACGCCCAGCAACTGCTGAAGCGCCCGCGAGGTCCCTCTCCGCTCGTCACCATGACGCCA GCTGTGCCCGCCGTCACCCCTGTGGACGAGGAGAGCTCCGACGGGGAGCCGGATCAGGAAGCTGTGCAGAG ATACTTGGCAAATAGGTCAAAAAGGCACACTCTGGCAATGACCAACCCTACAGCTGAAATCCCTCCAGACTTGCAGAGGCAGCTAGGACAGCAGTCCTTCCGACCCCGGGCTTGGGCTCCACACCTGGTACCCGATCAGCACCG TTCTATTTACAAGGACTCAAACACTCTGCACCTCCCCACCGAACGCTTCTCCCCGGTTCGGCGCTTCTCTGATGGTGCTGCCAGCATCCAGGCTTTCAAAGCCCACCTGGAGAAGATGGGCAATAACAGCAGCATCAAACAGCTTCAGCAG GAGTGCGAGCAGCTTCAGAAGATGTACGGCGGACACATGGACGAGAGGACGCTGGAGAAGACGCAGCAGCAGCACATGTTGTACCAGCAGGAGCAGCACCATCAGATTCTTCATCAGCAGATCCAG GACTGTATCCGGCCGCCCCAGCCATCTCCACCCTTGCAAGCTCCCTGTGAAAACCAGCCAGCTCTGCTCACTCACCAGCTTCAGAG GTTACGGATCCAGCCATCCAGCCcgcccccaaaccaccccaatAACCACCTCTTCAGGCAGCCGAACAGCAGCCCCCCTCCTGTGAGCAGCAGCGTGCTCCAGCCCCACG GTGCTGCCTCCCAGTCCCAGTTCCAAGGGATGCCGTCCCACACCGCCATCTTCCCGCAGTCCGGTAACTgttcccctcccccagccatGGGGCTGCCGTGCCTGGgcctgcagcagcagccgcagccgcaGCAGGTCACGATCCAAGTGCAGGAGCCCGGCGACATGGTCAGCAACAACCTCCTGCAAGGGGCCTCAGTGGCCGGGCAGGGCCTGGCCTCCCACGCCCGGGGCTTGCCCCTCAGCCCTGGCGCCAGCCCGCTGCAGCTGCAGCACCGTGCCAGCCTCATGGCCTCCCTCACCTACGGGCACCGGCAGCTCTCCAAGCAGCTCAGCGCCGACAGCGCCGAGTCGCACAG CCTGAACGTGAACAGGTATCCCCCCGCCAACTACGACCAGGTGCACTTACACCCCCACCTGTTCCCGGAGCAGCCTCGCGTTTCCCCCAGCAGCTACAGCCCATCGGGAGGAGTTGGGtttcctccagctcagcaagCTCTGAAGGTCCCCCAGCTTGAGCAGTACCCCAGTTTCCCTCAAAATGcacatcagcagcagcagcactacacCGTATCGGCACTACAGCAAGCACTGTTGTCCCCGACGCCGCCTGACTACAGCCGACACCAGCAGGTACCGCACATCCTCCAGGGACTGCTTTCCCCCCGGCACTCGCTCACGGGGCACACGGACATGCGGCTGCCCCAGGCCGAATTTGCACAGCTCATcaagcggcggcagcagcagcagcagcagcaagaattTCAAGAGTTGTTCAGGCACATGAGTCAAGGGGATGCTGGGAACATGGGCACCAGCGTGGGCCAGAACCTCTCGGAGCGCCAGTCGCTGTCTTTGCCTTATCAGAGTGCTGACACGTACCACCCCCAGAACAGCCCCCAGCACCTCTTAAAAATCAGGGCGCAAGAATGTATCCCGCAGGTACCCGCGTCGGTGCCGCCGCACGGGTACGTCCACCAGCCGGCCCTGTTCCACTCGGAGAGCATGGAGGAGGACTGCGCCTGCGAGGGGGCCAGGGACAGCTTTCCGGACAGTAAGAGCTCAAACACATTGACCAAAGGTTGCCACGAGACCCCTCTGCTCGTGAGCGCGGGAGGGCGCGGGGACCCCGAGCCCTTGCTGGGAACTGCTGGGCACGCGCCGGAGCTGGGGACGCAGCCGTACCGACACCCGCCCGCTGCCGCCTTCGGCAGGAATAAGGTGCCGAGCAGAG AGTCCATCGTAGGGAACTGCATGGACAGGAGCTCCCCCGGCCAAGCGATGCAGGTGCCTGACCACAACGGCCTGGGCTACCCGGCGCGCCCCGCCGCCAGCGAGCACCCGCGGCCACGCACCCTGCAGAGACACCACACCATCCAGAACAGCGACGATGCCTAC gTGCAGTTGGATAACTTGCCCGGCATGAGCCTGATGGCAGGAAAAGCGCTCAGCTCCGCACGGATGTCCGACGCCGTCCTCAGCCAGTCGTCGCTGATGGCCAGCCAGCAGCTGCGCGACCGGGACAGCGAGG AATGCGGGGAGAGTTTGGAAGGTCAAGAGCATCCCAACCTCGGCGATGGCAGCCAGCACCTAAACACCTCCTGTTACCCGTCGACGTGTATCACCGACGTCCTGCTGAGCTACAAGCACCCGGAGGTGCCCTTTGGGATGGAGCAGGCCGGGGTGTAA
- the SIK3 gene encoding serine/threonine-protein kinase SIK3 isoform X2 → METERMIYLVTEYASGGEIFDHLVAHGRMAEKEARRKFKQIVAAVNFCHCRNIVHRDLKAENLLLDANLNIKIADFGFSNIFTPGQLLKTWCGSPPYAAPELFEGKEYDGPKVDIWSLGVVLYVLVCGALPFDGSTLQNLRARVLSGKFRIPFFMSTECEHLIRHMLVLDPSKRLSMEQICKHKWMKLGEADAEFDRLIAECQHLKTERQMEPLNEDVLLAMADMGLDKERTVQSLRADAYDHYSAIYSLLCDRLKRHKNLRIAASPSVPRTVTFPASATIQQTEQTGNTMSINVPQVQLINPENQIVETDGTMNLDSDEGEEPSPEALVRYLSMRRHTVGVADPRTEVMEDLQKLLPGFPRVTPQAPFLQVTPNVNFMHNVLPRQNLQPTGQLEYKEQSLLQPPTLQLLNGMGPLGRRASDGGANIQLHAQQLLKRPRGPSPLVTMTPAVPAVTPVDEESSDGEPDQEAVQRYLANRSKRHTLAMTNPTAEIPPDLQRQLGQQSFRPRAWAPHLVPDQHRSIYKDSNTLHLPTERFSPVRRFSDGAASIQAFKAHLEKMGNNSSIKQLQQECEQLQKMYGGHMDERTLEKTQQQHMLYQQEQHHQILHQQIQDCIRPPQPSPPLQAPCENQPALLTHQLQRLRIQPSSPPPNHPNNHLFRQPNSSPPPVSSSVLQPHGAASQSQFQGMPSHTAIFPQSGNCSPPPAMGLPCLGLQQQPQPQQVTIQVQEPGDMVSNNLLQGASVAGQGLASHARGLPLSPGASPLQLQHRASLMASLTYGHRQLSKQLSADSAESHSLNVNRYPPANYDQVHLHPHLFPEQPRVSPSSYSPSGGVGFPPAQQALKVPQLEQYPSFPQNAHQQQQHYTVSALQQALLSPTPPDYSRHQQVPHILQGLLSPRHSLTGHTDMRLPQAEFAQLIKRRQQQQQQQEFQELFRHMSQGDAGNMGTSVGQNLSERQSLSLPYQSADTYHPQNSPQHLLKIRAQECIPQVPASVPPHGYVHQPALFHSESMEEDCACEGARDSFPDSKSSNTLTKGCHETPLLVSAGGRGDPEPLLGTAGHAPELGTQPYRHPPAAAFGRNKVPSRESIVGNCMDRSSPGQAMQVPDHNGLGYPARPAASEHPRPRTLQRHHTIQNSDDAYVQLDNLPGMSLMAGKALSSARMSDAVLSQSSLMASQQLRDRDSEECGESLEGQEHPNLGDGSQHLNTSCYPSTCITDVLLSYKHPEVPFGMEQAGV, encoded by the exons aTTTTGGGTTCAGTAACATCTTCACACCTGGTCAGCTGCTTAAAACCTGGTGTGGGAGCCCTCCCTATGCTGCTCCAGAGCTCTTCGAAGGAAAGGAGTACGATGGGCCAAAGGTTGACATTTGG AGCCTCGGCGTGGTGCTGTACGTGCTGGTGTGCGGCGCTCTGCCCTTCGACGGGAGCACGCTGCAGAACCTGCGGGCCCGGGTGCTCAGTGGGAAATTCCGCATTCCATTTTTCATGTCCACAG AATGTGAACATCTGATCCGCCACATGCTGGTCCTGGACCCCAGCAAGCGGCTCTCCATGGAGCAGATCTGCAAGCACAAGTGGATGAAGCTTGGGGAGGCCGACGCGGAGTTTGACAGG CTCATCGCTGAGTGTCAGCACCTGAAGACCGAGAGGCAGATGGAGCCGCTGAACGAGGACGTGCTGCTGGCGATGGCGGACATGGGGCTGGACAAGGAGCGCACGGTTCAG tCATTAAGGGCCGACGCTTACGATCACTACAGCGCAATCTACAGCCTGCTCTGCGACCGTCTGAAGAGACATAAGAATCTGCGCATCGCGGCGTCTCCGAGCGTGCCCCGGACCGTGACCTTCCCCGCCTCTGCGACCATCCAG CAGACGGAGCAGACCGGCAACACCATGAGCATCAACGTGCCCCAAGTCCAGCTCATCAACCCCGAGAACCAGATTGTGGAG ACCGACGGAACCATGAACTTGGACAGTGACGAGGGGGAGGAGCCGTCGCCTGAAGCGCTGGTCCGTTACCTCTCCATGAGAAGGCACACGGTTGGAGTGGCTGACCCACG GACGGAGGTCATGGAAGATCTGCAGAAACTGCTGCCTGGCTTCCCCCGCGTCACTCCCCAGGCCCCGTTCCTGCAGGTGACCCCCAACGTGAACTTCATGCACAACGTGCTGCCTCGGCAGAACCTGCAGCCCACGGGTCAGCTGGAGTACAAG GagcagtccctgctgcagccccccacgCTGCAGCTGCTGAACGGCATGGGCCCGCTGGGCCGCCGCGCCTCGGACGGCGGGGCCAACATCCAGCTGCACGCCCAGCAACTGCTGAAGCGCCCGCGAGGTCCCTCTCCGCTCGTCACCATGACGCCA GCTGTGCCCGCCGTCACCCCTGTGGACGAGGAGAGCTCCGACGGGGAGCCGGATCAGGAAGCTGTGCAGAG ATACTTGGCAAATAGGTCAAAAAGGCACACTCTGGCAATGACCAACCCTACAGCTGAAATCCCTCCAGACTTGCAGAGGCAGCTAGGACAGCAGTCCTTCCGACCCCGGGCTTGGGCTCCACACCTGGTACCCGATCAGCACCG TTCTATTTACAAGGACTCAAACACTCTGCACCTCCCCACCGAACGCTTCTCCCCGGTTCGGCGCTTCTCTGATGGTGCTGCCAGCATCCAGGCTTTCAAAGCCCACCTGGAGAAGATGGGCAATAACAGCAGCATCAAACAGCTTCAGCAG GAGTGCGAGCAGCTTCAGAAGATGTACGGCGGACACATGGACGAGAGGACGCTGGAGAAGACGCAGCAGCAGCACATGTTGTACCAGCAGGAGCAGCACCATCAGATTCTTCATCAGCAGATCCAG GACTGTATCCGGCCGCCCCAGCCATCTCCACCCTTGCAAGCTCCCTGTGAAAACCAGCCAGCTCTGCTCACTCACCAGCTTCAGAG GTTACGGATCCAGCCATCCAGCCcgcccccaaaccaccccaatAACCACCTCTTCAGGCAGCCGAACAGCAGCCCCCCTCCTGTGAGCAGCAGCGTGCTCCAGCCCCACG GTGCTGCCTCCCAGTCCCAGTTCCAAGGGATGCCGTCCCACACCGCCATCTTCCCGCAGTCCGGTAACTgttcccctcccccagccatGGGGCTGCCGTGCCTGGgcctgcagcagcagccgcagccgcaGCAGGTCACGATCCAAGTGCAGGAGCCCGGCGACATGGTCAGCAACAACCTCCTGCAAGGGGCCTCAGTGGCCGGGCAGGGCCTGGCCTCCCACGCCCGGGGCTTGCCCCTCAGCCCTGGCGCCAGCCCGCTGCAGCTGCAGCACCGTGCCAGCCTCATGGCCTCCCTCACCTACGGGCACCGGCAGCTCTCCAAGCAGCTCAGCGCCGACAGCGCCGAGTCGCACAG CCTGAACGTGAACAGGTATCCCCCCGCCAACTACGACCAGGTGCACTTACACCCCCACCTGTTCCCGGAGCAGCCTCGCGTTTCCCCCAGCAGCTACAGCCCATCGGGAGGAGTTGGGtttcctccagctcagcaagCTCTGAAGGTCCCCCAGCTTGAGCAGTACCCCAGTTTCCCTCAAAATGcacatcagcagcagcagcactacacCGTATCGGCACTACAGCAAGCACTGTTGTCCCCGACGCCGCCTGACTACAGCCGACACCAGCAGGTACCGCACATCCTCCAGGGACTGCTTTCCCCCCGGCACTCGCTCACGGGGCACACGGACATGCGGCTGCCCCAGGCCGAATTTGCACAGCTCATcaagcggcggcagcagcagcagcagcagcaagaattTCAAGAGTTGTTCAGGCACATGAGTCAAGGGGATGCTGGGAACATGGGCACCAGCGTGGGCCAGAACCTCTCGGAGCGCCAGTCGCTGTCTTTGCCTTATCAGAGTGCTGACACGTACCACCCCCAGAACAGCCCCCAGCACCTCTTAAAAATCAGGGCGCAAGAATGTATCCCGCAGGTACCCGCGTCGGTGCCGCCGCACGGGTACGTCCACCAGCCGGCCCTGTTCCACTCGGAGAGCATGGAGGAGGACTGCGCCTGCGAGGGGGCCAGGGACAGCTTTCCGGACAGTAAGAGCTCAAACACATTGACCAAAGGTTGCCACGAGACCCCTCTGCTCGTGAGCGCGGGAGGGCGCGGGGACCCCGAGCCCTTGCTGGGAACTGCTGGGCACGCGCCGGAGCTGGGGACGCAGCCGTACCGACACCCGCCCGCTGCCGCCTTCGGCAGGAATAAGGTGCCGAGCAGAG AGTCCATCGTAGGGAACTGCATGGACAGGAGCTCCCCCGGCCAAGCGATGCAGGTGCCTGACCACAACGGCCTGGGCTACCCGGCGCGCCCCGCCGCCAGCGAGCACCCGCGGCCACGCACCCTGCAGAGACACCACACCATCCAGAACAGCGACGATGCCTAC gTGCAGTTGGATAACTTGCCCGGCATGAGCCTGATGGCAGGAAAAGCGCTCAGCTCCGCACGGATGTCCGACGCCGTCCTCAGCCAGTCGTCGCTGATGGCCAGCCAGCAGCTGCGCGACCGGGACAGCGAGG AATGCGGGGAGAGTTTGGAAGGTCAAGAGCATCCCAACCTCGGCGATGGCAGCCAGCACCTAAACACCTCCTGTTACCCGTCGACGTGTATCACCGACGTCCTGCTGAGCTACAAGCACCCGGAGGTGCCCTTTGGGATGGAGCAGGCCGGGGTGTAA